A section of the Humulus lupulus chromosome 2, drHumLupu1.1, whole genome shotgun sequence genome encodes:
- the LOC133819740 gene encoding S-protein homolog 5-like has translation MVEGNTHVRIMNELEPVYLNLTAHCKSKDDDIGTKVVGYGEWFEFDFKPNIWGTTLFFCSMSWDQATPPRYFDIYRSSRDKDRGSLCWWMIKVDGPCMLNWKTRDFDICYPWKNT, from the coding sequence ATGGTAGAGGGGAACACACATGTAAGGATTATGAATGAACTGGAGCCGGTGTACTTGAATCTGACGGCTCATTGCAAATCAAAAGACGATGACATAGGGACCAAAGTGGTGGGCTATGGAGAGTGGTTCGAGTTCGATTTCAAGCCAAACATATGGGGCACTACTCTCTTCTTCTGTTCCATGAGCTGGGACCAAGCCACCCCTCCTCGCTATTTTGACATCTACCGAAGCAGTAGAGACAAGGATAGAGGCAGCCTTTGCTGGTGGATGATCAAAGTTGATGGTCCTTGTATGCTCAATTGGAAAACTAGGGATTTTGATATTTGTTATCCATGGAAGAACACCTAG
- the LOC133819739 gene encoding probable leucine-rich repeat receptor-like protein kinase At2g33170 produces MFGNFKRRRVLEVGFAGFLLIFSLLVFTSEGLNSEGLSLLELKKSLLDNNHDLRNWNPADETPCGWSGVNCTSDYDRAVWSLDLRFMNLSGTVSPSIGGLVHLTHLDLSYNAFSGTIPKEIGHCSRLERLYLNNNRFVGNIPPQLGNLSNLTRLNVCNNKLSGSLPEELGKLSLLIEFVAYTNNLTGPLPHSIGNLKSLRTFRAGQNAISGSIPGEISGCQRLELLGLAQNQLGGELPKELGMLGRLTDLILWDNQLSGPIPEELGNCTSLETIALYENGINGPLPKSIGNLKSLKRLYIYRNSLNGTIPREIGNLSQAGEIDFSENYLSGEIPREFSKITGLRLLYLFQNRFSGVIPSELSNLKNLTKLDLSINFLQGSIPSGFQYLSKMIQLQLFDNSLNGSIPQGFGLYSQLWVVDFSDNYLTGRIPPHLCRNSNLILLNLETNKLYGNIPTGILNCKSLVQLRLIGNSLTGSFPSELCNLVNLSAIALDQNRFNGPIPPAIGNCKKLQRLHISDNYFTSAFPKEIGNLSQLVTFNISSNLLTGQIPPEIVNCKKLQRLDLSSNQFEGSLPNELGTLLQLEILRLSENKFTGNIPSALGNLSRLTELQMGGNRFSNEIPPELGSLSGLQIAMNLSYNNLTGAIPSQLGNLNLLEFLLLNNNHLTGEIPSTLENLSSLLGCNFSYNDLTGPLPPIPLFQNMAFSSFVGNKGLCGRPLSDCSGNPFSNPASHSGGAETHRGKIITAVAAAVGGVSLILIAIILYYMRFPSETVASLQEEVSFSSADSDIYFPAKDGVTFQDLVEATNNFNDSFAVGRGACGTVYKAVMRCGRIIAVKKLASHREGNSVENSFRAEILTLGNIRHRNIVKLYGFCYHQGSNLLLYEYMENGSLGELLHGSSYNLEWPTRYIIALGAAEGLSYLHHDCKPRIIHRDIKSTNILLDEKFEAHVGDFGLAKVIDMPHSKSMSAVAGSYGYIAPEYAYTMKVTEKCDVYSYGVVLLELVTGKAPVQPLEQGGDLVSWVRQYIRNHSLTSGILDKRLNLEDKAMIDHMLTVLRIALLCTNLSPFDRPSMREVVLMLIESNAHANFVLSSPTLDPPLKDDLQLKDNLP; encoded by the exons ATGTTCGGAAATTTCAAACGGCGGAGAGTTTTGGAGGTGGGATTTGCAGGGTTTTTGCTTATCTTCTCTCTACTAGTTTTCACTTCAGAGGGGTTGAATTCTGAGGGTCTTTCTCTTCTGGAGTTGAAGAAAAGTCTTCTTGACAATAATCATGATTTGAGAAACTGGAATCCTGCTGATGAAACACCATGTGGATGGTCTGGAGTCAATTGTACTTCTGATTATGATCGAGCTGTTTGGTCTCTTGATTTGAGATTCATGAATCTGTCAGGAACAGTGAGCCCCAGCATTGGTGGTTTAGTCCACCTGACTCATCTTGATCTTTCTTACAATGCATTCAGTGGGACCATACCCAAGGAGATTGGACATTGTTCAAGGTTGGAAAGACTTTATTTGAACAACAATAGATTTGTGGGGAACATTCCTCCCCAGTTGGGCAATTTATCTAACTTAACTCGTTTGAATGTATGCAACAACAAATTATCTGGTTCTTTACCAGAGGAGCTTGGGAAGTTGTCTTTGCTGATTGAGTTTGTGGCATACACCAACAATCTTACCGGTCCATTGCCGCATTCTATAGGGAATTTGAAGAGTCTGAGAACATTCAGAGCTGGCCAGAATGCTATTTCTGGTAGCATACCAGGTGAAATAAGTGGATGTCAGAGGTTGGAGCTGCTTGGACTTGCTCAGAATCAGTTAGGAGGGGAGTTGCCAAAAGAACTTGGGATGCTTGGACGCTTGACAGACTTGATTCTGTGGGACAACCAGCTATCTGGGCCTATTCCAGAGGAACTTGGCAACTGTACAAGCCTTGAGACTATTGCTTTGTATGAAAATGGTATAAATGGACCCCTACCAAAGTCAATTGGGAATCTTAAGTCCTTGAAAAGGTTGTATATTTACAGGAATTCGTTAAATGGAACTATCCCCAGGGAAATTGGAAATCTCAGTCAGGCTGGGGAAATTGATTTCTCAGAGAACTATTTGAGCGGTGAGATCCCCAGAGAGTTCAGTAAGATAACAGGTTTACGATTACTATACCTCTTCCAGAACCGGTTTTCAGGTGTAATACCAAGTGAGCTTAGTAACTTGAAGAACTTGACAAAGCTTGACCTTTCAATTAATTTTCTTCAAGGTTCCATTCCATCTGGATTTCAGTATTTGAGTAAAATGATCCAGTTACAACTGTTTGATAACTCTCTGAATGGTAGCATTCCTCAGGGGTTTGGTCTCTACAGTCAGCTTTGGGTGGTTGATTTTTCAGATAACTACCTGACAGGTAGAATACCTCCTCATCTATGTCGAAACTCTAACCTGATTTTGTTAAATCTTGAGACTAATAAACTGTATGGAAATATCCCAACTGGAATTTTGAACTGCAAATCATTGGTGCAGCTCCGGCTTATTGGAAACAGTCTTACTGGGAGCTTTCCTTCAGAGCTGTGCAATTTGGTGAACCTTTCTGCCATTGCATTGGATCAGAATAGGTTCAATGGCCCAATTCCTCCAGCAATAGGGAACTGCAAAAAGTTGCAAAGGCTTCATATTTCTGACAACTACTTCACCTCTGCATTTCCCAAGGAAATAGGAAATCTTTCTCAGTTGGTGACTTTCAACATATCATCTAATTTGCTCACCGGTCAAATTCCTCCTGAAATAGTTAACTGCAAGAAGCTGCAGAGACTTGATCTCAGTAGTAATCAGTTTGAAGGGTCTTTACCTAATGAGCTTGGAACTCTTCTGCAGTTGGAGATTCTCCGGCTTTCAGAAAATAAGTTCACTGGAAATATACCATCGGCATTGGGAAACCTTTCTCGTTTGACAGAATTACAAATGGGTGGCAACAGGTTTTCTAATGAGATACCTCCAGAGTTGGGTTCTCTTTCAGGTTTGCAGATTGCAATGAATCTTAGTTACAATAATCTCACTGGTGCTATACCATCTCAACTTGGAAATCTTAATTTACTTGAATTTCTTTTGCTCAATAACAATCATTTGACTGGTGAAATTCCAAGCACATTAGAGAATCTGTCAAGCTTGTTGGGGTGCAACTTCTCATACAACGACCTTACTGGACCTTTACCTCCCATACCACTATTTCAGAACATGGCTTTTAGCAGCTTTGTTGGGAACAAAGGACTTTGTGGTAGGCCTCTAAGTGACTGTAGTGGAAATCCTTTTTCTAATCCTGCTTCACATTCGGGTGGGGCTGAAACTCATCGGGGAAAAATTATCACTGCAGTTGCAGCTGCTGTAGGTGGTGTTTCTCTCATTCTGATTGCTATCATCTTGTATTATATGAGATTTCCTTCCGAGACTGTTGCTTCCTTGCAAGAAGAAGTTTCATTTTCATCTGCTGATTCAGATATATACTTTCCTGCAAAGGATGGGGTCACGTTCCAAGATCTGGTTGAGGCGACTAACAACTTTAATGACAGCTTTGCTGTTGGAAGGGGAGCTTGTGGAACAGTTTACAAGGCAGTAATGCGCTGTGGAAGGATCATTGCTGTTAAGAAGCTAGCATCTCATAGGGAGGGGAATAGCGTTGAGAACAGTTTTCGTGCTGAGATTTTAACTCTTGGGAATATCAGGCATCGCAACATTGTGAAGTTATATGGATTTTGCTATCACCAAGGTTCTAATTTGCTTCTTTACGAGTACATGGAAAATGGTAGCTTGGGTGAACTGCTTCATGGCTCTTCTTATAATTTAGAATGGCCAACTCGTTACATAATTGCTCTTGGAGCTGCTGAAGGTCTTTCATATTTACATCATGATTGCAAACCGAGGATTATTCACCGTGATATAAAGTCCACTAACATTCTGCTTGATGAGAAGTTTGAAGCCCATGTTGGTGATTTTGGTTTGGCAAAAGTAATTGATATGCCTCATTCTAAATCAATGTCAGCAGTTGCTGGTTCATATGGGTACATTGCTCCTG AATATGCATACACCATGAAGGTTACTGAAAAATGTGATGTCTATAGCTATGGGGTGGTGTTGTTGGAGTTGGTAACTGGAAAGGCTCCTGTGCAACCACTAGAACAAGGAGGTGATCTTGTAAGTTGGGTGAGGCAATATATTCGAAACCATTCATTGACATCTGGGATACTCGACAAACGGTTGAATCTTGAAGACAAAGCTATGATTGATCATATGCTTACAGTGCTAAGAATTGCTTTGTTGTGCACAAATCTGTCCCCTTTTGATCGGCCTTCTATGAGAGAAGTTGTCCTGATGCTAATCGAGTCCAATGCGCATGCAAATTTTGTTCTGTCTTCACCAACTCTTGACCCTCCATTGAAAGATGATCTCCAATTGAAAGATAATCTCCCATGA